AATACTTACAATGAAGGTACTGCCCTGCCCCGGCTCACTTTCCACCCCGATACTGCCTTCGTGCAATAGCACCAGTTCTTTGACTAATGAAAGTCCGATGCCCGTACCTTCGTAACTCCGGCCGCCACTTTGCCTTACCCGGTGAAAGCGTTCAAACATATGGGGCAGTTCCTCCGCAGGAATACCAATACCCGTATCTCTCACCCGCAGTACGGCCTTACCATCATCCTCCCGCAATGACACCGAAATCGTACCCTTCAGGGTATATTTAAATGCATTTGAAAGCAGGTTTAAAACGATCTTCTCCCACATATCCCGGTCTATATAGACCGTATCCTGGAATGGTTGGCAGTCTACCTCCAGTTGCATCCCGGCATGCTCGATCGCTGAGCGGAAGCTGCCCGCCAGGTCGATAGTGACATTCGCCAGGTCTACGGGGAAGAATTGCGCCTGTGCTTTTTTAGCCTCGATCCGGCTAAAGTCAAGGAGTGTATTTACGAGCTTCAGGAGGCGGTTCGCGTTCCTTTGCATCGTTTCAAGGTCGGCCCATTGTTTCGTCGAAAACGCCGATTTGTCTCCGCCCAGCAATTCTTCCAAAGGTCCGAGCATTAGGGTGAGTGGGGTGCGGAACTCATGACTGATGTTATTGAAGAAAGCCGTTTTGGCCCGGTCGATTTCGACGAGGGAGTCGGCTCTTTTACGGGCATCTTCGTAGGCGTATACATTCGACAGACTGCTTCCCAACTGGTCGGCAATGAGCTGAAAAAAGCTGTTATACTTTTCGTCGAGCTGCCGGTGCGGGTTCAGTCCCACGATCAGCAGGGCGCTCACTTTCGATTGCCCGGCATGGATGGGAATCACCAGCGCATGGTCTGGCGAGCGAGCCCAGGCACCTGAAGGTAAATCTCCAAAGCCATCTATGAGGTTACTGATAACCAGGGTTTTATTAAAATAGATTGCTTCCGGCAACTTCCAGTAATCAGCGACGGCGGAATCCAGTTTGATCCTTCCTGGCAGCACATTTTCGTGCGTTGAACCTACCTGGCTGGCGGTACCGGTTTCTGTATTTAGCTGGTAAATGCAGGCAAAGGGGAAGTCGTGTGGATTCTGTTTGAAGATATTGATGGTATGGTCAAAGACGATCATATCGGAGCTGGTGTCAGCCATGCTCTTCCCTAAATCTCTTAAAGTGCGTAATTGTCTTTCGCCGGTGATCCGTAGGGTATCGTCGGTATTGGCACAAATAATCCCGTTGGTGCCACCGTAATCGCCTGGAATGGGGCTATATGAAAAGGTATAATAGGTCTCTTCGGGGTAGCCGTTGCGTTCCATGATCAGGAGCAGGGCTTCGTCGTAAGTACCGATATTTTCTTCCATGCAGACCCTGGCCCGGGGCGCTACGGCATCCCAGATTTCCTTCCATACTTCGGCAGCAGGAACGCCTAATCCCTGGGGATGTTTACCTCCCAGGATGGATCTGTAGGGATCGTTGTACAGGTTGATCAGCTCCGGCCCCCACCAAACAAACATAGGTTGGCTGGAGGTGAGGATGATACGTACGCAGGTCTTCAAACTTTGTGGCCATGTTTCGTAATGACCTAATGGGGTAGATGCCCAGTCATGGGAGCGGATCAACGCGCCCATTTCCCCACCGCCGGTGAGAAATTCAGGCACAACAGTATTTGTCAATTCCATATAATGCTGAAATCAGGTATGATACCCTCTCAAAACTTGCTCCAATCTTTTCTCCAGCAGGGCCATACTGGATGGTTTAACAATGTAATCGGCAGCGCCCAGGGTCTTGGTTTCCATTATGTCACGTTGTTCGGACGAAGTAGAATAAATAATTACGGGGATACTATCCAGTCTTGGAATCTTGCGGATTTCAGAGAGGCATTCCCGTCCGTTCATGCGAACCATATTCAGATCCAGGAAGATGAAGTTTGGCGTAAATTTATCCTCCGTGTTTAACCTTGTCAGGGCATCAATACCATCATTGGCGGTGATGCAATGAATATTCTCATCGATGTTGCTCAGGGCCAGTGAAAAAATCTCCTGGTCATCATCGTCATCGTCTATTAAAAAGCAAATAATCCTATCCTCCATATTGTGTTTAAGCTTAAACAATATACAGTTTTTATAAGCAGGTAGGTATCAAATTGGATACCTAAATTGTCAGCAAAATGCCGCTGCCTGTCAGCATGTGGCTATTCATACAAAAAGACCCGAAACCAGTGGCTCCGGGTCTTTTTCAATATTAACTATACCAGTTGTTATTCTGGTTTATTTTCTGGAGCTGGTGTAGCAGCTGGCGCCTGTGCTTGTCCCTGTGCAGGTACAATAGGACGGGATTCTCTCGGCTGTTGAGGACGATCTTCCCTTGATTGCTGTGGACGATCTTCTCTAGGTTGCTGAGGACGATCCTCTCTCGGCTGTTGCGGGCGATCCTCTCTCGGAGCCCGTTCTTCCCTTGGTTCCTTAGGTTCCTTCGGTCCGGTTGGCTTTTTCTTGGCTGATTTAGGAGCGAAGATGGCGATCATACGCTTACCTTCCATGGTAGGCATACCTTCCAGTGCTCCTACTTCTGCCAGTCTTTCTGCGAATTTCAGCAGGATCAGCTCACCACGTTCTTTAAACATGATAGCACGACCTTTAAACTGCACATATGTTTTTACCTTATTACCGTCTTTGAGGAATTTCTCCGCATGTTTGGCTTTGAAGTCGAAGTCATGGTCGTCGGTGTTTGGCGTAAAGCGAATTTCTTTCACCTCGCTTTTGTGCGCATTCGCCTTCATCTCCTTTTCCTTCTTCTTCTTCTCGTAAAGGAATTTATTGTAGTCAATGATGCGGCAGACAGGAGGAGCGGCATTCGGAGATATTTCAACCAGGTCCAGTTGCTGCTCTTCAGCCATACGCAGGGCATCTTCCGTGCGGTATACGCCTACTTCAATGTTTTCTCCCACTAATCGCACTTCAGGAACGCGGATCATTCGGTTTGTGCGGTGCTCTTGCTGTTGTTCTCTACGAAAGTTGGGGGTTCTACCGCCCCTGTTGAAATTTGGTCTGGGTCCTTGCTGCATTAAAAAAAATAAAATTTCAAATTAATAATTGTCTATAAAGTTTAGAATGTGCCAGCTCAGCTACCGATTGTTTGCATTAAATAATTGATATTAGCGATGAACCGACCTTTTATGTTAATAGACTCTTAAGCAATTAACGTACCCGAAAATACAAAAGTTCAATTAGTTAAAAATATATTTCTATAATTTTCAACGTATCAACCCTTTTTTAGAGGGTTGATACAAGAACTTAGTACTTTAAGGAATCGTTATTCAAAAGATTTTCTGTTAATTACTTCTTCCTGAACCAGTGTGATGAACTGTTCGATCTCCATGGCGCCGAGGTCTCCCTTCGCTTGTCTGCGTACAGCTACCTTGTTATCGGCAGCTTCTTTTTCGCCCAGTACCAGCATATAAGGAACTTTTGCAATCTCGGTTTCCCTGATCTTCTTACCTATCTTTTCACCCCGGTCGTCAATTTCTGCTCTAATGTCCGCTTTTTTTAACAATTCTGCCACTTTTTCTGCATAAGCCTGGCTCTTGTCACTGATTGGCAGGATCTTTACCTGGGTAGGTGTCAGCCAGAGCGGGAATTTCCCCCCGCAGTGTTCGATCAGTACTGCAATGAAACGTTCCAGTGAGCCGAATGGTGCACGGTGGATCATTACAGGGCGGTGACGCTGGTTGTCAGCACCGATATACTCCAGGTCAAAACGCTCAGGCAGGTTGTAATCTACCTGGATGGTACCCAGCTGCCATTTACGGCCCAGGGCATCCTTCACCATGAAGTCCAGTTTAGGACCATAGAACGCTGCTTCGTCGTATTCGGTCACCGTATTCAGGCCTTTTTCAGTTGCTGCTTCAATGATCGCCTGTTCTGCCAGGTTCCAGTTTTCATCAGTACCAATGTACTTGTCTCTGTCTGTCTGGTGACGCAGGGAGATCTGGGCTGTATACTCAGTAAAGCTCAGGCTATTGAACACATACAATACCAGGTCGATCACTTTCATGAACTCTTCCTTCACCTGATCAGGACGGCAGAATAAGTGAGCATCATCCTGAGTAAAGCCACGTACGCGGGTCAGACCATGGAGTTCACCATGCTGCTCGTAGCGGTATACGGTACCGAATTCCGCAAAGCGAACCGGCAGGTCTTTATAGCTCTTGGGACTGGCTTTATAGATCTCACAGTGGTGCGGACAGTTCATTGGTTTCAGCATGAACTCCTCGCCTTCCTCTGGTGTGTGGATGGTCTGGAAACTGTCTTTACCGTATTTCTCGTAGTGACCGGAGGTCTTGTACAGGTTTACGTTGCCGATATGTGGTGTTACAACCGGCAGGTAACCCAGGTCCAGCTGCGCTTTTTGCAGGAAGGCCTGCAGTCTTTCGCGGAGCATAGCACCTTTAGGCAGCCACAATGGCAGACCCAGACCTACTTTCTCAGAGAAGGTGAAGAGTTCCAGTTCCTTACCCAGTTTACGGTGGTCA
This window of the Chitinophaga sancti genome carries:
- a CDS encoding ATP-binding protein is translated as MELTNTVVPEFLTGGGEMGALIRSHDWASTPLGHYETWPQSLKTCVRIILTSSQPMFVWWGPELINLYNDPYRSILGGKHPQGLGVPAAEVWKEIWDAVAPRARVCMEENIGTYDEALLLIMERNGYPEETYYTFSYSPIPGDYGGTNGIICANTDDTLRITGERQLRTLRDLGKSMADTSSDMIVFDHTINIFKQNPHDFPFACIYQLNTETGTASQVGSTHENVLPGRIKLDSAVADYWKLPEAIYFNKTLVISNLIDGFGDLPSGAWARSPDHALVIPIHAGQSKVSALLIVGLNPHRQLDEKYNSFFQLIADQLGSSLSNVYAYEDARKRADSLVEIDRAKTAFFNNISHEFRTPLTLMLGPLEELLGGDKSAFSTKQWADLETMQRNANRLLKLVNTLLDFSRIEAKKAQAQFFPVDLANVTIDLAGSFRSAIEHAGMQLEVDCQPFQDTVYIDRDMWEKIVLNLLSNAFKYTLKGTISVSLREDDGKAVLRVRDTGIGIPAEELPHMFERFHRVRQSGGRSYEGTGIGLSLVKELVLLHEGSIGVESEPGQGSTFIVSIPLGTDHLPAGQVSMQEDNDYFSLLPETFAQEAAHQVETAAVQHEILVDGDKPLVLIVDDNADMRDYLQRLLQPYYIVDTAANGKLALERISRQLPELVISDVMMPEMDGVSLLHHLKGDAQTSAIPVILLSARAGEDARIAGYDVGADDYLVKPFSAKELLARVRVQIRITRLHRHAVEILQQSAQELEQKVDERTAELLRKNNELEQFAYIASHDLQEPLRKIRTFSELLQKSMPGNGTQANHYFEKIQSSAARMTNLIKDVLDYSRLSDPDARFVDTDLQAVLKNTLTDFELLIEQKGAMVQGLGLPVVRGIPLQLQQLFTNLIGNSLKFCEKDPLIQISAVDVNEVPEVLAGDQRYIKLVFQDNGIGFEQQFSDRIFTIFQRLNEKKAYAGTGIGLALCKKIVENHHGMILAEGELGKGARFTVYLPK
- the infC gene encoding translation initiation factor IF-3 — protein: MIRVPEVRLVGENIEVGVYRTEDALRMAEEQQLDLVEISPNAAPPVCRIIDYNKFLYEKKKKEKEMKANAHKSEVKEIRFTPNTDDHDFDFKAKHAEKFLKDGNKVKTYVQFKGRAIMFKERGELILLKFAERLAEVGALEGMPTMEGKRMIAIFAPKSAKKKPTGPKEPKEPREERAPREDRPQQPREDRPQQPREDRPQQSREDRPQQPRESRPIVPAQGQAQAPAATPAPENKPE
- the thrS gene encoding threonine--tRNA ligase, giving the protein MINITLPDGAVRQYEAGVTAMDIAKSISEGLARKVLAAKVNGQVVDSSRPITTDSTLQLLTWSDAEGKSTMWHSSAHLMAEALESIYPGVKFGYGPALEGGFYYDIDLGGRTISDEDLRKVETKMAELAKANNPYERREVSKAEALDYFTQKGDEYKIETIGELQDGKITFYTQGNFTDLCRGPHIPSTGFIKAIKLTNIAGAYWRGNEKNKMLTRIYGVTFPNQKELDEHLFLLEEAKKRDHRKLGKELELFTFSEKVGLGLPLWLPKGAMLRERLQAFLQKAQLDLGYLPVVTPHIGNVNLYKTSGHYEKYGKDSFQTIHTPEEGEEFMLKPMNCPHHCEIYKASPKSYKDLPVRFAEFGTVYRYEQHGELHGLTRVRGFTQDDAHLFCRPDQVKEEFMKVIDLVLYVFNSLSFTEYTAQISLRHQTDRDKYIGTDENWNLAEQAIIEAATEKGLNTVTEYDEAAFYGPKLDFMVKDALGRKWQLGTIQVDYNLPERFDLEYIGADNQRHRPVMIHRAPFGSLERFIAVLIEHCGGKFPLWLTPTQVKILPISDKSQAYAEKVAELLKKADIRAEIDDRGEKIGKKIRETEIAKVPYMLVLGEKEAADNKVAVRRQAKGDLGAMEIEQFITLVQEEVINRKSFE
- a CDS encoding response regulator; the protein is MEDRIICFLIDDDDDDQEIFSLALSNIDENIHCITANDGIDALTRLNTEDKFTPNFIFLDLNMVRMNGRECLSEIRKIPRLDSIPVIIYSTSSEQRDIMETKTLGAADYIVKPSSMALLEKRLEQVLRGYHT